GCCGGCTGGGATGGGTGGCGGACGAAGGCCCGGGCAGCGGGCCCATCCGCGGCATCGCCACCTGCTTGCGCCGGCTGGGCGGTCCCATGCTGGCCCTGGCCTGTGACCTGCCCCTGCTGGACACGGACACCCTGGAACGTCTGCTGGACGCCCATGCCCGGCGGCCGCCCCATGCCGTGATGACCACCTTTTTGCAGCCGGCCACGGGATACATCGAATCCCTGGTGGCCGTGTACGAAGCAGCCGCCCTGCCCCTGCTGGAGGCGGCCGCTGCCGCCGGCATGTTCAAGCTCTCGCGGGCCATCCCCTTCGAGTTGCGCCACCACATCCCCTATGCGCCGGAAGAGGCCCACGTCTTCTTCAACATCAATTATCCCGCTGACTTGGCCATGCTCATGCGCATGGGCATGGCTGGCGGCTCCCACGACATCCCGCGGGAGGCCTGCCGGGTATGACCGTCATCCCAGGCGTCCCGGGCCGGATTCTCGGCGGCCTGCTGCGATGGTGCCTGCTGACGATCCTGGGCATATCCGCCCTGGCCGCGCCTGTCCTGGCGCAGCCGGCAGTGCTGGACTACCAGGGGTTGATGGACGAGATCCGTCTGCAGGGCGCGGGCCGCGGCCGGCCCCTGGTGGTGGCCTTCTGGGCCACCTGGTGCGGCCCCTGCCTCAAGGAGATGCCCGGCTACCACGCCCTGCGCCAGACCTATACCGAAGAGCAGCTGGGCATCCTGCTCGTCTCCCTGGACTTCGACAGCGGCGCCTACACGCGCTATCTGCAAACCAATCCCATCACCTTGCCCAGTTACCTGGCCGCGCCGGACCTGATGCAGCTCATGGCCATCAAATCCATCCCCAAGCTGCTGCTCTTCGACGCCGCAGGGCTTGCCATCCTGCAGCATGAGGGCTACCTATCCCCCGAGGCGCTGCGGGATAAACTGGAGGAGCTGTTGCCGCCTTGACCACACTGCCAAACACGGCCGTCCCCAACGGGACGGACCTGCCGAGCCGGCTGGTGGACGACCACGGCCGCTCCATCAACTATTTGCGGCTTTCCATCACGGACCGGTGCAACTTCCGCTGCAAATACTGCCGCGGCGGACCGGAAACGCCCCTCATTCCTCACGCCGACGTGCTGCGCTACGAGGAAATGCTGGACCTCATCACCGTGGTCTCGGAACTGGGCGTGCGCAAGGTGCGCCTGACCGGCGGGGAGCCCCTGCTGCGGCGCAATCTGCCATGGTTCCTGGGCGCCATCCGCGAGCGTACCGCCGGCCTGGAATCGCCCCTGGACGTGCGCATCACCACCAACGGCTCCCGTCTTGCCGCCATGGCCGGGGATCTGGCCCGGCTGGGCGTGCAGTGGGTCAACGTGTCCCTGGATTCCCTGAACCCGCAGACCTTCCACGAAATCACCGGCGTGGACTGCCTGGGCGACGTGCGCCGCGGCATCGACGCCTGCCTGCAGCACGGCATCCGCATCAAGGTAAACGCCGTGGCCATGGCCGGGGTCAGCGAGGCCGAGTTGCCGGGATTCATCGACTTTGCCAAGGCCACGGGCAGCGAGGTGCGCTTCATTGAGTTCATGCCCATGGGCGAGAATTCCCAGTGGAGCGAGGCCAACTACCTGCCCTCGCGCCTGCTGCTGGATCAGGCCCGGGAGCTGGTGTCCCTCACGGCCCTGGACCGCAAGGACACCGGGGGCGGCCCGGCCAAGGTGTTCCGCATTGACGACGGCCCTGCCCGCCTGGGCTTCATCTCCCCCATGTCCAGCCACTTCTGCGGCAGCTGCAACCGCCTGCGCATCACCAGCGACGGCCGGCTGCGCACCTGCCTGTTCTCA
This sequence is a window from Megalodesulfovibrio gigas DSM 1382 = ATCC 19364. Protein-coding genes within it:
- the mobA gene encoding molybdenum cofactor guanylyltransferase, which codes for MHEQRATLPWGMVLAGGKSTRLGRDKVVEFVDGRPLLARMTALAGQVCQSVVISGRNPASLEEFPPEVRRLGWVADEGPGSGPIRGIATCLRRLGGPMLALACDLPLLDTDTLERLLDAHARRPPHAVMTTFLQPATGYIESLVAVYEAAALPLLEAAAAAGMFKLSRAIPFELRHHIPYAPEEAHVFFNINYPADLAMLMRMGMAGGSHDIPREACRV
- a CDS encoding TlpA family protein disulfide reductase; translated protein: MTVIPGVPGRILGGLLRWCLLTILGISALAAPVLAQPAVLDYQGLMDEIRLQGAGRGRPLVVAFWATWCGPCLKEMPGYHALRQTYTEEQLGILLVSLDFDSGAYTRYLQTNPITLPSYLAAPDLMQLMAIKSIPKLLLFDAAGLAILQHEGYLSPEALRDKLEELLPP
- the moaA gene encoding GTP 3',8-cyclase MoaA, whose protein sequence is MTTLPNTAVPNGTDLPSRLVDDHGRSINYLRLSITDRCNFRCKYCRGGPETPLIPHADVLRYEEMLDLITVVSELGVRKVRLTGGEPLLRRNLPWFLGAIRERTAGLESPLDVRITTNGSRLAAMAGDLARLGVQWVNVSLDSLNPQTFHEITGVDCLGDVRRGIDACLQHGIRIKVNAVAMAGVSEAELPGFIDFAKATGSEVRFIEFMPMGENSQWSEANYLPSRLLLDQARELVSLTALDRKDTGGGPAKVFRIDDGPARLGFISPMSSHFCGSCNRLRITSDGRLRTCLFSDKEYRLRPALRHPALGPATVKHIIEMAQRGKPLGYEILQARQMQQSVARKQMSAIGG